A genomic window from Camelus ferus isolate YT-003-E chromosome X, BCGSAC_Cfer_1.0, whole genome shotgun sequence includes:
- the LOC116662200 gene encoding LOW QUALITY PROTEIN: ryanodine receptor 1-like (The sequence of the model RefSeq protein was modified relative to this genomic sequence to represent the inferred CDS: deleted 2 bases in 2 codons), giving the protein MHVLSCLQCAEPFPFPPIFPFPVLEESASAGSASAGSAAAGSAAAGSAASPRVWEATESWRCLSRYNPENLATLERYVETQAKENAYDLEANLAVLKLSFPSNYWDKFVKRKVLDKHGDICGREWIAELLGMDLSTLEITAHSERKPEPPPGLLIWLMSIGVKYQIWKFGVIFTDNSFLNLGWYMVMSLLGHYNNFFFAAHLLDIAMGVKTLRTILSSVTHDGKQLVMTVGLLAVVLYLYTVVAFNFFRKLYNKSEDEDEPDMKCDDMMTCYLFHMYVGVRAGGGIGDEIEDPAGDEYELYRVVFDITFFFFVIVILLAIIQGLITDALGELRDQQQQVRDDMETKCFICGISIGSDDFDTTLHGFETHTLEEHNLANYIPSNPRFFLKCLINKDETEHTGQESYVWKMYQERCWDFFPAGDCFQKQYEDQLS; this is encoded by the exons ATGCATGTGCTTTCATGCCTGCAGTGTGCAGAACCT TTTCCGTTTCCACCAATCTTTCCTTTTCCGGTCCTCGAGGAGTCCGCGTCGGCCGGGTCTGCGTCGGCCGGGTCTGCGGCGGCCGGGTCAGCGGCGGCCGGGTCTGCGGCTTCACCCCGGGTGTGGGAGGCGACGGAGTCCTGGCGATGTTTGAGCAG GTATAATCCTGAGAATCTGGCCACCCTGGAGCGCTATGTGGAGACACAGGCCAAGGAGAATGCCTATGACCTGGAAGCCAACCTGGCTGTCCTAAAGCT GTCTTTCCCCAGCAACTACTGGGACAAGTTCGTCAAGCGGAAG GTCCTGGACAAGCACGGGGACATCTGTGGGCGGGAGTGGATCGCCGAGCTGCTGGGCATGGATCTGTCCACGCTGGAGATCACAGCGCACAGTGAACGCAAGCCTGAGCCACCGCCGGGGCTGCTTATCTG GCTCATGTCCATCGGCGTCAAGTACCAGATCTGGAAGTTCGGGGTCATCTTCACCGACAAT TCTTTCCTGAACCTGGGCTGGTACATGGTGATGTCCCTCCTGGGGCACTACAACAACTTCTTTTTCGCTGCTCACCTCCTGGACATTGCCATGGGGGTCAAGACACTGCGCACCATCCTCTCCTCCGTCACCCACGATGGGAAACAG CTGGTGATGACCGTGGGCCTCCTGGCGGTGGTGCTCTACCTGTACACCGTGGTGGCCTTCAACTTCTTCCGCAAGCTCTACAACAAGAGCGAGGACGAGGACGAGCCTGACATGAAGTGTGACGACATGATGACG TGTTACCTGTTTCACATGTACGTGGGTGTCCGAGCTGGTGGGGGCATTGGGGACGAGATTGAGGACCCAGCAGGTGATGAATATGAGCTGTACCGGGTGGTCTTCGACATCACCTTCTTCTTCTTTGTCATCGTCATCCTGCTGGCCATCATCCAGG gtctGATCACTGACGCTCTTGGTGAGCTCCGAGACCAACAACAGCAAGTGAGGGACGATATGGAG ACCAAGTGCTTCATCTGCGGCATCAGCATCGGCAGCGATGACTTTGATACGACACTGCATGGTTTCGAGACCCACACT CTAGAGGAGCACAACCTGGCCAATTACAT CCCTTCCAACCCCAGGTTTTTCCTGAAGTGTCTGATAAACAAGGATGAGACAGAACACACGGGTCAG GAGTCTTATGTCTGGAAGATGTACCAAGAGAGATGTTGGGATTTCTTCCCTGCTGGTGATTGTTTCCAG AAGCAGTATGAGGACCAGCTTAGCTGA
- the LOC116662276 gene encoding LOW QUALITY PROTEIN: mitogen-activated protein kinase kinase kinase kinase 1-like (The sequence of the model RefSeq protein was modified relative to this genomic sequence to represent the inferred CDS: deleted 1 base in 1 codon): MDLADPDIFNRDPRDHYDLLQRLGCGTYGEVFNARDKVTGDLVALKMVKMQPDDDVSTLQKEILILKTCRHANIVAYHGSYLWLQRLWICMEFCGMGSLQGIYQVTGPLSELQISYVCREVLQGLAYLHTQKKIHRDIKGANIPINDPGEVRLADFGISAQIGATLARRLSFIGTPYWRGVPGWQPGVVRGWWWWAAAFPTMDLWESPSCLLPCLCLSLLSDLCTLRLSLEFSISLGLSVHVSPPRVFLSVSVDFDPDLCLSISVHGCLFCLFQPVALPVSLPLSVYVF, from the exons ATGGACCTTGCGGACCCCGACATCTTTAATAGGGACCCCCGGGACCACTATGACCTGCTGCAACGGCTGGGCTGCGGCACCTATGGGGAAGTCTTCAAC GCTCGAGACAAGGTGACGGGGGACCTGGTGGCACTGAAGATGGTGAAGATGCAGCCTG ATGATGATGTTTCTACACTTCAGAAGGAAATCCTCATCTTGAAAACTTGTCGGCATGCCAACATCGTGGCCTACCATGGGAGTTATCTCTG GCTGCAGAGGCTCTGGATCTGCATGGAATTCTGTGGGATGGGTTCTCTCCAGGGTATCTACCAAG TCACAGGCCCCCTGTCAGAGCTCCAGATCAGCTATGTCTGC AGGGAAGTGCTCCAG ggactGGCCTATCTACACACACAGAAGAAGATACACCGGGACATCAAG GGAGCCAACATCCCCATCAACGACCCTGGGGAGGTCAGACTGG ctgactTTGGTATATCGGCCCAGATCGGGGCCACACTGGCTCGACGCCTCTCTTTCATTGGGACACCCTACTGGCGAGGGGTGCCTGGCTGGCAGCCAGGGGTGGTGcggggttggtggtggtgggcagCGGCTTTCCCCACCATGGATCTCTGGGAATCTCCATCCTGCCTtttgccctgcctctgcctttctctgttgaGCGATCTGTGTACTCTGAGGCTCTCCCTTGAGTTTTCCATTTCCCTAGGTCTTTCTGTGCATGTCTCCCCTCCACgtgtttttctcagtgtttctgtTGATTTTGATCCTGATCTCTGTCTCTCCATATCTGTCCATGGctgtcttttctgtctgtttcagcCTGTGGCTCTCCCtgtctctttgcctctctctgtctATGTTTTCTAG